A single genomic interval of Chrysemys picta bellii isolate R12L10 chromosome 8, ASM1138683v2, whole genome shotgun sequence harbors:
- the LOC135973263 gene encoding uncharacterized protein LOC135973263, whose protein sequence is MDVEALYTNIPHKDGLQAIRNSIPDNVTANLVAELCDFVLTHNYFTFGDNIYLQVSGTAMGTRMAPQYANIFMADLEQRFLSSRPLTPLLYLRYIDDIFIIWTHGKEVLEEFHHDFNNFHPTINLSLDQSTQAVHFLDTTVLISDGHMNTTLYRKPTDHYTYLHASSFHPGHTTRSIVYSQALRYNRICSNPSDRDKHLQDLYQAFLKLQYPPAEVKKQIDRARRVPRSHLLQDRPNKENNRTPLAVTFSPQLKPLQRIIRDLQPILKDDPLLSQILGDRPVLAYRQPPNLKQILTSNHTSLNKTTNPGTYPCNKPRCQLCPHIYSSDIIIGPNHISHTIRGSFTCTSTNVIYAIMCQQCPSAMYIGQTGQSLRKRINGHKSDIRNQNTQKPVGEHFNLSGHSVTDLRVAILQQKNFKNRLQRETAELELICKLDTINSGLNKDWEWLSHYKH, encoded by the coding sequence atggacgtagaagccctctacaccaatattccacacaaagatggactacaagctatcaggaacagtatccctgataatgtcacagctaacctggtggctgaactttgtgattttgtcctcacccacaactatttcacatttggggacaatatataccttcaagtcagcggcactgctatgggtacccgcatggccccacaatatgccaacatttttatggctgacttagaacaacgcttccttagctctcgtcccctaacgcccctactctacttgcgctacattgatgacatcttcatcatctggacccatggaaaagaagtccttgaggaatttcaccatgatttcaataatttccatcccaccatcaacctcagcctagatcaatccacacaagcggtccatttcctggacactactgtgctaataagcgatggtcacatgaataccaccctataccggaaacctactgaccactacacttacctacatgcctccagcttccatccaggacacaccacacgatccattgtctacagccaagctctaagatataaccgcatttgctccaatccctcggatagagacaagcacctacaagatctctatcaagcattcttaaaactacaatacccacctgctgaagtgaaaaaacagattgacagagccagacgagtacccagaagtcacctcctacaagacaggcccaacaaagaaaataacagaacaccactagctgtcaccttcagcccccaactaaaacctctccagcgcatcatcagagatctacagcctatcctgaaagatgatcctttactctcacagatcttgggagacagacctgtcctcgcttacagacaaccccccaacctaaagcaaatactcaccagcaaccacacatcactgaacaaaaccactaacccaggaacctatccttgtaacaaaccccgatgccaactctgtccacatatctattcaagtgacatcatcataggacctaatcacatcagccataccatcaggggctcgttcacctgcacatctaccaatgtgatatatgccatcatgtgccagcaatgcccctctgccatgtacattggccaaaccggacagtctctacgcaaaagaattaatggacacaaatctgacatcaggaatcaaaatactcaaaaaccagtgggagaacactttaacctgtctggtcattcagtgacagacctgcgggtggctatattacaacagaaaaacttcaaaaacagactccaacgagagactgctgagctagaattgatatgcaaactagacacaatcaactccggtttgaataaggattgggaatggctgagccattacaaacattga